The Apium graveolens cultivar Ventura chromosome 6, ASM990537v1, whole genome shotgun sequence genome contains a region encoding:
- the LOC141664121 gene encoding putative pentatricopeptide repeat-containing protein At1g56570 has translation MSYRRLLPNSPHYKIPVNVLGTLKEIKNQAYPSFKTQTPSFLATNLIKSYFEKGLIKEARTLFDEMSERDVVAWTAMISGYASCKYYSNAWQVFFRMLRECGDHPNAFTLSSVLKICKGMNSLSCGALVHGLAVKYGLDGCFYVDNCLMDMYATCCSKMDEACAVFRDMEVRIPVSWTILITGYTHRGDGRGALRVFRQMLVEGVETSPFSISIAVRACTSIGSSTCGMQLHTAVLKCGFDSNIPVMNSILDMYCRCNFFSEARLCFYGMIQRDLITWNIYIAGYEMSHPNESLYIFSQMEIEGFIPNSFTYSSIIAACANLAVLSCGQQVHGGIFQRGLEGDLPLANALIDMYAKCGSIMDSCRIFSKINCKDLVSWTSMMIGYGSHGYGKEAVTLFNEMVKAGIQPDRIVFVAVMGACSHAGMVDEGMSYFKSMTFDYKVPPSQEVYGCVVDLLGRSGRVQEAFELIENMPFKPDESVWGALLGACKAHGIKDLNKRVAQRVLESKPNVAGSYVMLANIFAAQGDWGDFARMRKLMRGTGNKKEAGRSWVEVRDQVFNFVVGDVIGPHIVSAREVIELFGQHMQDETALSPDLDFLFHDSACGASPF, from the exons ATGAGTTACAGGCGACTGCTACCCAACTCTCCACACTACAAAATCCCTGTAAATGTTTTAGGCACTCTCAAAGAAATCAAAAACCAAGCATACCCATCATTCAAGACCCAAACCCCATCATTCTTAGCCACTAATCTCATCAAATCATATTTCGAAAAGGGCTTAATTAAAGAAGCACGCACactgtttgatgaaatgtctgaGAGAGACGTTGTTGCGTGGACTGCCATGATTTCTGGATATGCATCATGCAAGTACTACAGCAATGCATGGCAGGTGTTTTTCAGAATGTTGAGGGAATGTGGTGATCATCCGAATGCTTTTACGTTGTCGAGTGTGTTGAAGATTTGTAAGGGGATGAATTCGCTTTCGTGTGGTGCTTTGGTTCATGGTTTGGCTGTTAAGTATGGTTTGGATGGTTGTTTTTATGTTGATAATTGTTTGATGGATATGTATGCTACGTGTTGTAGTAAGATGGATGAGGCTTGTGCGGTGTTTCGAGATATGGAGGTTAGGATTCCTGTGTCTTGGACTATTTTGATCACTGGATACACTCATCGGGGTGATGGTCGTGGAGCTCTTCGAGTTTTTAGACAAATGTTAGTG GAGGGAGTTGAAACAAGTCCATTTAGCATTTCTATAGCAGTAAGAGCTTGCACCTCAATTGGATCTTCTACATGTGGCATGCAATTGCACACTGCAGTTCTGAAATGTGGGTTTGATTCCAATATTCCTGTGATGAATTCTATTTTAGATATGTATTGTAGGTGTAATTTTTTTTCTGAAGCACGTCTATGTTTTTATGGAATGATTCAGAGAGACTTAATTACTTGGAATATTTATATTGCTGGATATGAAATGTCGCATCCAAATGAGTCCCTGTACATATTttcacaaatggaaattgaggGGTTTATTCCTAACAGTTTCACATATTCAAGCATTATAGCGGCCTGTGCTAATTTAGCAGTTTTGAGTTGTGGACAGCAAGTACATGGAGGGATCTTTCAAAGAGGTCTCGAAGGGGATTTGCCTCTGGCGAATGCCCTTATAGATATGTATGCCAAGTGTGGAAGCATTATGGATTCATGCAGAATTTTTAGTAAAATTAACTGTAAAGATTTGGTATCATGGACTTCTATGATGATTGGGTATGGGAGTCATGGTTATGGCAAAGAAGCTGTTACTTTGTTTAATGAAATGGTCAAAGCAGGTATTCAGCCTGATCGAATTGTATTTGTGGCAGTCATGGGGGCATGTAGCCATGCTGGAATGGTTGATGAAGGCATGAGTTACTTTAAATCGATGACCTTTGATTACAAAGTTCCCCCCAGTCAGGAGGTTTATGGATGTGTAGTTGATTTGCTTGGTCGAAGTGGTAGAGTTCAGGAAGCTTTTGAACTGATAGAAAATATGCCATTTAAGCCCGATGAATCTGTTTGGGGAGCACTTTTAGGAGCTTGTAAGGCTCATGGAATTAAAGATCTTAACAAACGTGTAGCTCAAAGAGTACTAGAGTCAAAGCCAAATGTTGCAGGAAGTTATGTGATGCTAGCTAATATTTTTGCAGCTCAGGGTGACTGGGGGGATTTTGCAAGAATGAGAAAGTTGATGAGGGGAACCGGAAACAAGAAAGAGGCTGGTAGGAGTTGGGTGGAGGTCAGAGACCAGGTTTTTAACTTTGTTGTTGGAGATGTGATTGGTCCCCATATTGTATCAGCTCGTGAAGTTATTGAATTATTTGGTCAGCATATGCAAGATGAAACAGCTCTTAGTCCTGATCTAGATTTCTTGTTTCATGACTCTGCATGTGGGGCTTCACCCTTTTGA